The bacterium genome includes the window GTTATGCCAAGGATTAACCTGCCCTCGGTTATTGTGCCAACAAACAAGGTTGGACTGCCATCTTGCTTAAGGAAATCGCCCTCAGAAAAGTTTATAACCCTTAAGAGATTTGGGTCAAAGACAAGGTCAAAGCCACAGCCATAAAGGTCGCTAACACTTCCTACCTCCACATTAACCACAAATTCCTGATACGATGTAGATATAGTTGATAAAGGGGCTACCCTCAAAGTGGTTGAATTGACAAGGGAAGAGCCAAAAATAAAAAATAAAAAATATATTATCCAATACCCCTTCATTTTTCTAACCCTAATTCAGCCTCAAGAAATACAAGAAAATCCTTAATTTCTTTTATTAACATATCAACAACCTTATCAAATCTCTCAACAAGATAGCCCATTCTTTCACCTTTAAGCTCAAAACCATAGATATTCCTGAATAAATGCCTGAAAGAAAGATACTCATCAAGCAAAGCCGCAAGCCCTTCTGAGATAACCGCTGGTCTTAAACCCTTAATGGCTATTGTCATTTTAAACAGAAGTGCCTTATGCCATCTCTCGCTATCCTCGTATCCACCATTAATCTCAATAGCAACATACTTAAATATCCTTTCGCAACAATTATAAAAATCATGAAGTATTGAACCCTTTGATCGCCTGAATATTATGGAATCTTCCTTTAAAATCTCATCCATCTCCTTTTTTAGATTAAACACATTATCCAGCTCTTTTTCAATCTCAGAGATTATCAGCCTTAAAATATCTTTATCCAATCCTTAATCCCTCCCTTAAAACCCTCTCCCTAAAACCCTCTTTCAGGTCTTCAAATGGCTTTAGATCAATCCTGTAGCCTCCCTTTTTTATGAGAAATGCATATGCCTTGAAGAAATCACCCATTTTTAATCCCTTTATAACCATATCAATATCCGAATATGGATAAAACCTGGATGACAAAAGAGACCCACAAATATAGAGCTTTTCAAACTTATAATGCTCCTTTAAAAG containing:
- a CDS encoding nucleotidyltransferase domain-containing protein; the encoded protein is MEKAKYNILEVLKERADKLEALKEDALNEAKRLAMLLKEHYKFEKLYICGSLLSSRFYPYSDIDMVIKGLKMGDFFKAYAFLIKKGGYRIDLKPFEDLKEGFRERVLREGLRIG